In Thermotoga sp. Ku-13t, one genomic interval encodes:
- a CDS encoding Cache 3/Cache 2 fusion domain-containing protein: MKLSLKAYGILLVVAIAAVSMIPLALVASKANSSIVSKVTEQMYLNTLDGALNVLKEYVKTEYGTLRLVNNTLVDKDGKPIRDRFEVVDKISQQMNIVATIFQREGDDFLRVSTSIRKDDGSRAIGTFLGKDSAAYKPLMQKQRYVGSAKILGKDYATAYEPVLDEYGNIIGVLFVGVPKAKINEIVANNNRTFLRDILIEAIIVLAVVMVIGYMFVNVVLIKAMNRFSEIMNRIKDGDLAFKIEYKFNSKEFSQLAETVEQMKRGLADLVLNISKVSNTVSEKSQNLASVSEELSASSEELASQMEEVNRSAQNASASIEEVNSGIEEVA, encoded by the coding sequence GTGAAGCTGTCTCTCAAGGCATACGGAATCTTGCTGGTTGTAGCCATCGCTGCTGTTTCGATGATTCCACTTGCTCTGGTTGCTTCAAAGGCAAATTCCAGCATTGTCAGCAAGGTCACCGAACAGATGTATCTGAACACGCTCGATGGCGCTCTGAACGTTCTGAAAGAATACGTGAAAACCGAGTACGGGACTTTGAGACTCGTGAACAACACGCTTGTGGACAAGGATGGAAAACCCATCAGAGACAGGTTCGAAGTTGTGGACAAGATCAGTCAGCAGATGAACATCGTGGCAACGATCTTTCAAAGAGAAGGAGACGATTTTCTCAGAGTCTCGACCTCCATCCGCAAAGACGATGGCAGCAGAGCCATTGGGACATTCCTCGGAAAAGACAGTGCCGCGTACAAGCCTTTGATGCAAAAACAGCGCTACGTGGGCTCAGCAAAAATACTCGGCAAAGACTACGCCACAGCGTACGAACCTGTTCTTGACGAGTATGGGAACATCATCGGAGTGTTGTTCGTGGGCGTGCCGAAGGCGAAGATCAACGAAATCGTCGCCAACAACAACAGAACCTTCCTGCGCGACATTCTGATAGAGGCGATTATAGTACTCGCTGTAGTCATGGTTATTGGATACATGTTCGTGAACGTGGTGCTCATAAAAGCTATGAACAGATTTTCCGAAATCATGAACAGGATCAAAGACGGTGATCTTGCGTTCAAGATTGAATACAAATTCAACAGCAAAGAATTCTCACAGCTCGCAGAAACCGTGGAACAAATGAAACGTGGACTTGCAGATCTGGTACTGAACATCAGCAAGGTATCGAACACAGTCTCCGAAAAGAGTCAGAATCTTGCTTCGGTCTCAGAAGAACTGAGCGCATCATCGGAGGAACTTGCATCGCAGATGGAAGAAGTCAACAGATCTGCCCAGAACGCATCTGCTTCGATAGAAGAAGTCAACAGTGGCATAGAAGAAGTAGC